GCTCGCCGGCGCCGAACGAGTTGGCCAGCGTCTTGGCCCACTCGGCGGCATGGCCCTGCACGGTTGCGACGATGAAGCGGTGCTGGTAGggcttgttgtccttgtcgtGGAGGACGAGCCAGCGGTTCTCGCCTTGGGCGTTCTTTTGGCCGTATTGGAGTTTGtcgttgatggggaggatgaagttGTCTGGACCGGGGGATAAGGGGGTTAgtatgggatgggatgggatgggatgggatgggatgggggggttggggggttgggttgggacaAGAGGGGGTAAGGGGGGAGAAGCGCACCGCCTTCTTTTTTAGCACCGGGGAGCTTGCTCAGGTGAGTGGGGCTGGACTCGTCCTTGTAGAAGGTGTCTTGGATGTAGAGGAGGACGTCGGCTTGGTTTTGGGTGATGTTTTTGGCTTTGACGATGTAGTAGTTGGCTTTCTTGGTGCGGAGGGATTGGGACCAGGTGATTTCTTGGAGGGCGGAGTCCGCGTCGGGGGTGTAGGCcgggatggagagggtgttgccTGCTTCGGGGGTGgacattttgtttttgggggggtgggttgtgtTTGGGTgattggtgtggtggttgaagtTATATGGGAAATGTctgtttgttgtttttggtgaAGAGAAGGGAGTGGACTGTGGAGGGAGGATGGAAGGTCTTATATGGTTTTTTCCAGCTTGGACTGCTTTCTAGTCGGATCCCGTCTTTGGAATTCATCATTTGCCTTTCGTGCTTGGGGCTCTTGAATGTGCTAGCCACGAGCTCGTTACCCAGTTTGGCCCTGTTGTCGAGTTTGatcgcatcatcatcatcatcatcatcatcaccaccatccatgaggaggagcacaACTGGCAATCGAATCACACATCTAGACCCAATAGTGTTGTGGATGTTTCATATTGTCTATCCCAAAACCGACAACTTTCTCCATCATTCAGCTTCTTTCCTTGCGTTGAGGCGCATGCCACAGTTCGATTTGGATCCTTCGCTTGAGGCCAGATCGAGTCCCGACTTCCCGCTGCCAAAGTCTAGAATGTGATATTTCACGCTTGCAGCACTGTTTCCGAGCGGTGCCTGAAAACTTGCTTTCATCCTCGTGGTGATGCGTTGGTGTCAGCTCGTTCTGTAATGCCAAAACTAATACTTTTTCGGCATTTAAAAGATGCTGGCGCTCGGGGAATGCATCATTGCATCGGATTTGGAAATCGGGATGTTGGTGATCGAGACCCAAGCCACGTGCCCCGCTTGGAGTTTAAATCGACGTGCGGTCTTCAAGACAGGAAAGGCGCTGCGAGTGGAGGCTGGCTGGGAATTGCTTTTTTTGGATATTTTGATCCCGGGAAAGAGTAGG
The sequence above is a segment of the Podospora pseudoanserina strain CBS 124.78 chromosome 5, whole genome shotgun sequence genome. Coding sequences within it:
- a CDS encoding hypothetical protein (EggNog:ENOG503P6XZ), which gives rise to MSTPEAGNTLSIPAYTPDADSALQEITWSQSLRTKKANYYIVKAKNITQNQADVLLYIQDTFYKDESSPTHLSKLPGAKKEGDNFILPINDKLQYGQKNAQGENRWLVLHDKDNKPYQHRFIVATVQGHAAEWAKTLANSFGAGELASQVTSIGKSFVGHYLHTF